A genomic stretch from Euwallacea fornicatus isolate EFF26 chromosome 10, ASM4011564v1, whole genome shotgun sequence includes:
- the exu gene encoding maternal protein exuperantia produces MVQHDISSSSDENSGPNFPEVPAKGIPVGKYRIVGWSVDTTGRRLIDEIVQLAGYTPDSKFSQYIMPFADLNPFYSRKHNIRVFNALRYRRLKDMRTGQFLKTKSEVSALTDFIQWLETVRGDADGVVLTFHEVRKATPGMLLEALRRNSLLERFEKVCKGFANGYSVAKAKCQSSTKTYNLRIMGKLLLGRESNDYSNAVERASAIYDIVVHLAQGERKDIDTDTSKASTGTEPDLIELVCPYTNPISAEEEEIELFKVLLQRQNTFRPVFGALMKASPPERQHASHLRRLLAENNINYDRLKETFESGGKEGLDKILKEEIANAIEADLTELLEILDCFFDPDKQPIKPKTTWGRYRNYRSRPKSFSKNRKNRLKDSESKDESSGKTESNTDTTASSGSENVASTETSPRNEPQRVEVPAIEVA; encoded by the exons ATGGTACAACATGATATATCCAGTTCGAGTGATGAgaactcaggaccaaatttccctGAGGTCCCTGCCAAAGGTATTCCCGTGGGAAAGTACCGCATTGTGGGATGGTCAGTAGACACCACCGGTCGCCGCCTCATCGACGAAATCGTCCAATTGGCTGGCTACACTCCGGATTCTAAATTCTCCCAATATATAATGCCCTTCGCCGACCTGAATCCTTTCTACAGCCGCAAACACAATATTAGGGTGTTCAACGCCCTTCGTTACCGAAGACTGAAGGATATGAGAACCGGTCAATTCTTGAAAACAAAAAGCGAAGTGTCCGCTCTTACAGACTTCATCCAGTGGCTGGAAACTGTCCGTGGTGACGCAGATGGCGTGGTGTTAACATTCCACGAGGTGCGCAAAGCCACCCCGGGGATGCTTTTAGAAGCATTGCGCAGGAACAGTTTATTGGAACGCTTCGAGAAAGTTTGCAAAGGATTTGCGAACGGATACAGCGTAGCCAAAGCCAAGTGCCAGAGTAGTACAAAGACTTACAATTTGAGGATCATGGGCAAACTCCTCTTGGGAAGGGAGAGCAATGACTATAGTAATGCAGTGGAGAGAGCCTCCGCTATTTATGACATTGTTGTCCATCTTGCTCAAGGAGAGAGGAAGGATATTGATACAGATACTAGTAAAGCTAGTACTGGGACTGAGCCAGATCTCATTGAATTGGTGTGTCCATACACCAACCCAATTTCAGCTGAAGAAGaggaaattgaattatttaag gTGTTACTTCAAAGACAGAACACATTCCGCCCAGTCTTTGGGGCACTGATGAAGGCCAGTCCGCCCGAAAGACAGCACGCTAGTCACTTGAGAAGACTTCTCGCGGAGAACAATATCAACTATGACAGATTGAAGGAGACTTTTGAAAGTGGCGGCAAGGAGGGActtgacaaaattttaaaagaagag ATTGCTAATGCTATCGAAGCTGATCTGACCGAACTTCTAGAAATTCTCGACTGCTTTTTCGATCCCGACAAACAACCCATCAAACCCAAAACTACCTGGGGTAGGTACAGAAACTACCGGAGCAGACCAAAATCATTCAGCAAGAACCGCAAAAACCGATTGAAGGATTCCGAGTCTAAGGACGAAAGTTCTGGAAAAACTGAGTCCAACACGGACACAACGGCCAGTTCGGGATCCGAAAACGTGGCGAGCACCGAAACTTCGCCGAGAAACGAGCCGCAACGCGTAGAAGTGCCTGCAATCGAGGTAGCCTAG
- the sel gene encoding protein seele, with protein sequence MSYKTSLLNLLVVLYHVFAQDVVHDVKLDNKEVRCLVCEATIQELTQAVKSVDRSQTVKVGGHRLDPHGNYDAPKSVSAAHSEIFLSELMEEICKKMDDYVRGLWKTNGTLTILKMISSDGKMNPYMGEIEFVQDDDLNKSLKYYCETIIEEFEENIIKYYQNDEDNIETKFCIGESHICPPKKSLPQREL encoded by the exons ATGTCGTATAAAACATCATTACTTAATTTGCTGGTAGTTTTGTATCATGTCTTCGCCCAGGATGTTGTGCACGACGTCAAACTTGATAACAAGGAAGTTCGATGTTTAG TTTGTGAGGCTACTATTCAAGAACTAACACAAGCAGTTAAAAGTGTGGACAGGTCTCAAACAGTTAAAGTTGGGGGGCATCGGTTGGATCCCCATGGAAACTATGATGCTCCCAAGTCAGTGTCAGCAGCCCATTCTGAGATCTTTCTGTCTGAACTCATGgaagaaatttgcaagaaaatggATGATTATGTTAGAGGATTATGGAAAACCAATGGAACCCTCACTATTCTCAAAATGATATCTTCGGATGGGAAAATGAACCCTTATATGGGGGAGATTGAGTTTGTTCAGGacgacgatttaaacaaaagtcttaaatattat TGTGAAACTATAATAGAGGAATTTGAAGAGaacattataaaatattatcaaaacGACGAAGATAACATAGAAACTAAATTCTGCATAGGCGAGTCTCACATTTGCCCACCAAAGAAATCCCTTCCTCAAAGAGAGCTGTGA
- the LOC136341702 gene encoding non-specific lipid-transfer protein-like 1 isoform X2, with protein sequence MTPSANTLAASGLKSDAIFEYIIEQVKADPNRAKSVGGIFLYKITKDGKVVKQWTMDLKNAKVYEGEPESKPNTTLTVSDEDFLLLSEGKLQPQQAFMKGKLKITGNIMMAQKLSPLLKANSKL encoded by the exons atgaCTCCCTCAGCCAACACATTAGCCGCCAGTGGGCTGAAGAGCGATGCCATTTTCGAATACATTATCGAGCAAGTGAAAGCCGACCCCAACAGAGCCAAAAGCGTAGGGGGTATCTTTTTGTATAAGATCaccaaagatggaaaagtggTTAAACAATGGA CAATGGACCTTAAAAACGCCAAAGTGTACGAAGGTGAACCGGAGTCAAAACCAAACACCACCCTCACAGTTTCCGATGAAGATTTCCTTCTGCTTTCAGAAGGAAAACTGCAACCACAGCAGGCCTTCATGAAGGGTAAACTCAAGATCACCGGCAATATTATGATGGCCCAGAAATTAAGTCCTTTGTTAAAGGCAAATTCCAAGTTATAA
- the LOC136341702 gene encoding peroxisomal multifunctional enzyme type 2-like isoform X1, which yields MAELRFDGRVVVVTGAGAGLGRSYAHEFASRGAKVVVNDLGGTRHGDGSSSRAADTVVEEIRRSGGIAVADYNSVVEGEKVIKTALDNFGRVDVLINNAGILRDKSFTRVSDQDWDLIHQVHLKGSFKTAQAAFPLMKKQDYGRIIMTSSTAGLFGNFGQTNYSAAKMGLVGLAKTIAIEGAKNNVFCNVIVPTAASRLTEDILPPELFEELRPEFIAPVVAYLCHESCAENGAVVGASGGWAGSFVVASAKGALLRSSIEDKLSVEKVRDNWGKITDISDPVFRESIGEVTVDIMESLNQLKSGSNKDSQITTDSFQFTNKDIILYALGVGASLAKGSDELKYLYESHEEFSVLPSFFILPALQALLTSSVINKAIPGKEVNLAQILHGEQYLEILKEVPLEGQLFQKIEIVEVLDKTSGASVVVNVDSFDRNNNLIIRNQVVVFAVGAGNFGGPRSGSKLISCQNKPSRKPDLSLTQKTGVDQAALYRLSGDLNPLHIDPNMALMAGFNTPILHGMCTLGFSLRLILRAYTGHDVSLFNSLKVRFTKPVIPGETLRVDTWKEGNRIHFETVVVETNQVVISGAYVDLKSIKMTPSANTLAASGLKSDAIFEYIIEQVKADPNRAKSVGGIFLYKITKDGKVVKQWTMDLKNAKVYEGEPESKPNTTLTVSDEDFLLLSEGKLQPQQAFMKGKLKITGNIMMAQKLSPLLKANSKL from the exons ATGGCGGAGCTAAGATTTGACGGTAGAGTTGTTGTGGTAACTGGAGCTGGAGCTGGTTTAGGAAGATCGTACGCCCATGAATTTGCTTCAAGAGGAGCTAAAGTGGTGGTCAACGACTTGGGAGGCACTAGGCATGGAGATGGCAGTTCCTCAAGGGCTGCTGATACTGTTGTGGAAGAAATCAGACGAAGTG GAGGCATTGCAGTAGCAGATTACAATTCGGTAGTCGAAGGAGAGAAAGTAATCAAAACCgccctcgataacttcggacgTGTCGATGTTCTAATCAACAATGCAGGCATTCTTCGAGACAAAAGCTTTACCCGTGTTTCTGATCAAGATTGGG acCTAATCCACCAAGTTCATTTAAAGGGTAGTTTTAAGACCGCCCAGGCCGCTTTTCCCTTGATGAAAAAACAGGATTATGGACGCATTATAATGACTTCTTCAACTGCAGGCTTATTTG gcAATTTTGGTCAAACCAATTACTCAGCTGCAAAAATGGGATTGGTTGGGTTGGCAAAGACTATAGCTATAGAAGGTGCGAAAAATAATGTGTTCTGCAACGTCATAGTGCCTACTGCAGCCAGTAGATTAACTGAGGATATTTTACCTCCTGAGCTGTTTGAGGAGCTGAGGCCTGAATTTATTGCTCCTGTTGTG GCCTATCTGTGTCATGAATCCTGCGCGGAAAATGGAGCAGTAGTAGGAGCTTCTGGGGGCTGGGCCGGAAGTTTTGTAGTAGCAAGTGCGAAAGGAGCTCTTTTACGGTCCTCAATTGAAGACAAACTGAGTGTTGAGAAGGTCAGGGATAACTGGGGCAAAATTACTGACATTTCAGATCCCGTATTCCGAGA ATCCATCGGAGAGGTTACAGTGGACATAATGGAATCTTTGAACCAACTTAAGAGTGGTTCAAATAAAGACTCCCAAATTACAACTGATTCTTTTCAATTCACCAATAAAGACATAATTTTGTATGCTTTAGGAG TGGGGGCTTCCCTTGCTAAAGGCAGCGACGAACTTAAATATCTGTACGAGAGTCACGAAGAATTTTCAGTTCTGCCGTCCTTTTTTATCTTACCAGCTTTACAAGCTCTTTTGACTTCTAGCGTGATAAATAAAGCAATTCCAGGAAAAGAAGTTAATTTGGCTCAGATCTTGCATGGAGAGCAATATTTggag ATTCTGAAAGAAGTACCTCTGGAAGGTCAGTTGttccaaaaaattgaaattgtggAGGTTTTGGATAAAACCTCAGGTGCCAGCGTGGTGGTAAACG TTGACTCGTTTGATAGAAATAACAACTTAATTATTAGGAACCAAGTTGTGGTTTTCGCAGTTGGTGCGGGTAATTTCGGGGGCCCAAGAAGTGGCTCTAAGCTTATTTCCTGCCAGAACAAACCATCGCGAAAGCCAGATTTGTCTTTGACGCAGAAAACTGGTGTTGACCAGGCTGCTTTGTATAGACTCAGTG GCGACTTAAATCCTCTTCATATCGACCCAAACATGGCTTTAATGGCAGGATTCAATACTCCTATTTTGCACGGCATGTGCACGCTAGGATTTTCACTCAGACTGATTTTGAGGGCTTATACTGGGCATGATGTGTCGTTGTTTAACTCTCTTAAA GTCCGATTTACAAAACCCGTGATTCCCGGTGAAACTTTGAGGGTGGACACTTGGAAAGAAGGCAACAGAATTCATTTTGAAACTGTGGTGGTCGAAACCAACCAAGTGGTCATAAGCg gTGCCTACGTAGActtaaaatcaatcaaaatgaCTCCCTCAGCCAACACATTAGCCGCCAGTGGGCTGAAGAGCGATGCCATTTTCGAATACATTATCGAGCAAGTGAAAGCCGACCCCAACAGAGCCAAAAGCGTAGGGGGTATCTTTTTGTATAAGATCaccaaagatggaaaagtggTTAAACAATGGA CAATGGACCTTAAAAACGCCAAAGTGTACGAAGGTGAACCGGAGTCAAAACCAAACACCACCCTCACAGTTTCCGATGAAGATTTCCTTCTGCTTTCAGAAGGAAAACTGCAACCACAGCAGGCCTTCATGAAGGGTAAACTCAAGATCACCGGCAATATTATGATGGCCCAGAAATTAAGTCCTTTGTTAAAGGCAAATTCCAAGTTATAA